In Methanothermus fervidus DSM 2088, a single genomic region encodes these proteins:
- a CDS encoding nucleotide sugar dehydrogenase (COGs: COG1004 UDP-glucose 6-dehydrogenase~InterPro IPR017476: IPR016040: IPR014027: IPR008927: IPR 001732: IPR014026~KEGG: pmx:PERMA_1666 UDP-glucose 6-dehydrogenase~PFAM: UDP-glucose/GDP-mannose dehydrogenase; UDP-glucose/GDP-mannose dehydrogenase dimerisation; UDP-glucose/GDP-mannose dehydrogenase~PRIAM: UDP-glucose 6-dehydrogenase~SPTR: C0QRY6 UDP-glucose 6-dehydrogenase~TIGRFAM: nucleotide sugar dehydrogenase~PFAM: UDP-glucose/GDP-mannose dehydrogenase family, NAD binding domain; UDP-glucose/GDP-mannose dehydrogenase family, central domain; UDP-glucose/GDP-mannose dehydrogenase family, UDP binding domain~TIGRFAM: nucleotide sugar dehydrogenase), whose amino-acid sequence MCVDVFSLRGGILKIGIIGTGYVGLTTAVCFAEFGHEVMCSDKDEKKLKLLKKCKSPIYEPKLENLLHKNFERLKFTSKNKEVVDFADAIFICVGTPEKNGKPDLSQVEEAAREIALSLKNDYKLIIEKSTVPVNTYQWVKKTLKRYSKSSINFDVASNPEFLREGSAIDDFMNPDRIIVGVENKKAEKILRKIYKPLIKKGVPFLVTDPATAEIIKHASNSFLAMKISYINMVANLCEKLGVDVTTVAKGMGYDPRIGDKFLNAGIGYGGSCFPKDVRTFIKIAEEHGINFSLLRETEKINKAQRKRFIEKVENVLWINKNKNIAIWGLSFKPGTDDIRDAPSIDIVSELSKQGANLRLYDPKAMENFKKIFPESENIKYCNDKYEALKNADALLILTEWDEFKNPNFNKMKKLMRLPIIIDGRNIYELDEIEEGFEYYSVGRRAVKK is encoded by the coding sequence ATGTGTGTTGATGTATTTTCATTAAGAGGTGGTATTTTGAAAATTGGAATTATAGGTACTGGTTATGTAGGACTCACAACAGCAGTATGTTTTGCAGAGTTTGGTCATGAAGTTATGTGCAGTGATAAAGATGAAAAGAAATTAAAATTATTAAAAAAATGCAAGTCTCCTATTTATGAGCCTAAATTGGAAAATCTATTACATAAAAATTTCGAAAGGCTAAAATTCACATCTAAAAATAAAGAAGTTGTGGATTTTGCTGATGCAATATTCATATGTGTAGGAACTCCTGAAAAAAATGGTAAGCCAGATCTTTCACAAGTTGAAGAAGCTGCCAGAGAAATAGCCCTATCTTTGAAAAATGATTATAAATTGATAATTGAAAAATCTACAGTCCCTGTCAATACTTATCAATGGGTAAAAAAAACCTTAAAACGCTATTCCAAATCTTCCATTAATTTTGACGTTGCATCAAATCCAGAATTCCTTAGAGAAGGATCTGCCATTGATGACTTCATGAATCCCGACCGAATAATCGTAGGAGTTGAAAATAAAAAGGCTGAAAAGATTTTAAGAAAAATTTATAAACCATTGATTAAGAAAGGTGTTCCCTTCCTTGTAACTGATCCTGCAACAGCTGAAATTATAAAACATGCATCTAATTCATTTCTTGCAATGAAAATTTCTTATATAAACATGGTTGCTAATTTGTGTGAGAAATTAGGTGTAGATGTTACCACGGTAGCAAAAGGAATGGGATATGACCCAAGAATTGGAGATAAGTTTTTAAATGCTGGAATAGGTTATGGAGGATCTTGTTTTCCAAAAGATGTTAGGACATTTATAAAAATAGCTGAAGAACATGGCATTAATTTTAGTTTATTACGGGAAACTGAGAAAATAAACAAAGCTCAAAGAAAAAGATTTATTGAAAAAGTTGAGAACGTACTTTGGATAAATAAAAATAAAAATATTGCAATATGGGGATTATCATTTAAACCAGGGACTGATGACATCAGGGATGCTCCATCAATTGATATTGTATCCGAACTTTCGAAGCAAGGGGCAAACCTAAGATTATATGATCCAAAAGCTATGGAAAATTTCAAGAAGATATTCCCAGAAAGTGAGAATATAAAATATTGCAATGATAAATATGAAGCACTCAAAAATGCTGATGCACTGCTAATATTAACAGAATGGGATGAATTTAAAAATCCTAATTTTAATAAAATGAAAAAATTAATGAGGTTGCCCATAATTATCGATGGAAGAAATATTTACGAATTAGATGAGATAGAAGAAGGTTTTGAATATTATTCTGTAGGACGACGAGCGGTGAAAAAATGA
- a CDS encoding Radical SAM domain protein (COGs: COG0535 Fe-S oxidoreductase~InterPro IPR007197: IPR006638~KEGG: mmx:MmarC6_1033 radical SAM domain-containing protein~PFAM: Radical SAM domain protein~SMART: Elongator protein 3/MiaB/NifB~SPTR: A9A925 Radical SAM domain protein~PFAM: Radical SAM superfamily), with protein MVILLRIVLSSETSNKLEKIVGNLKVSKHCVGCEGLDIKKEDPQHHPSIEITQKCNHNCIFCYSRLVKVKPGIYGDFEKSSAVTISQYGEPLLYPKTVKKCIEYVKSFGLRCDLQTNGSLLNKKLMEEFKELGLDIVMISLSSSNKETHQKITGEWNFDKIFENIKMAGKYFYTIIRAVHIPGFNDNELIELASMLNKTEVDEMMIHNLIIHKGNKDKIKYNENIGRIKDLLLLVDEIQKKAPKLNVTIKGCLLTHLKKMDGFTLEGITFNSFSDVPTIKRKYSPLPFDIAD; from the coding sequence TTGGTGATATTATTGAGAATTGTGTTAAGTAGTGAAACATCCAACAAATTAGAAAAAATTGTTGGAAATTTAAAAGTATCTAAACATTGTGTAGGTTGTGAAGGTTTAGATATTAAAAAAGAAGATCCACAACATCATCCATCAATTGAAATTACCCAAAAATGCAATCATAATTGTATTTTTTGTTATTCAAGATTAGTAAAAGTAAAACCAGGTATTTATGGAGATTTTGAGAAATCTAGTGCTGTAACTATAAGTCAATATGGAGAACCATTATTGTATCCAAAAACTGTTAAAAAATGTATAGAATATGTAAAATCATTTGGTTTAAGATGTGATTTACAAACTAATGGTTCTTTATTAAACAAAAAACTAATGGAAGAATTTAAGGAGTTGGGTTTAGACATTGTTATGATAAGTTTAAGTTCTTCTAATAAAGAAACACACCAAAAAATAACAGGTGAATGGAATTTTGATAAGATATTTGAAAATATAAAAATGGCAGGAAAATATTTTTATACAATTATTAGGGCTGTACATATTCCTGGCTTTAATGATAATGAGTTAATTGAGTTAGCTAGCATGCTTAACAAAACTGAAGTAGATGAGATGATGATACATAATTTAATTATTCATAAAGGAAACAAAGACAAAATTAAATATAATGAAAATATAGGAAGAATAAAAGATTTATTACTTTTAGTAGATGAAATACAGAAGAAGGCTCCAAAACTAAATGTCACTATAAAAGGATGTTTGCTTACTCACTTGAAAAAAATGGATGGGTTTACTCTTGAAGGAATAACTTTTAATAGTTTTTCAGATGTCCCAACCATTAAAAGAAAATATTCTCCTTTACCCTTTGACATCGCTGATTAA
- a CDS encoding methylenetetrahydromethanopterin dehydrogenase (COGs: COG1927 Coenzyme F420-dependent N(5) N(10)-methenyltetrahydromethanopterin dehydrogenase~InterPro IPR002844~KEGG: mth:MTH1464 F420-dependent methylenetetrahydromethanopterin dehydrogenase~PFAM: methylene-5678-tetrahydromethanopterin dehydrogenase~PRIAM: Methylenetetrahydromethanopterin dehydrogenase~SPTR: Q50501 F420-dependent methylenetetrahydromethanopterin dehydrogenase~PFAM: methylene-5,6,7,8-tetrahydromethanopterin dehydrogenase), with protein sequence MVVKIGVIKCGNIGTSPVIDLLLDERADRPNIDVRVIGSSAKMNPEQVEDVVPKMLDMDRDLVIFISPNPGAPGPAKARELLSESDVPSIIIGDAPGKRVKDEIEKQGLGYIIVEADPMIGARREFLDPTEMASFNADVIKVLACTGAYRLIHKTLDDLISDLEAGKEIELPKLIIDSEKAVEAGEFENPYAKAKAMAAYEIAAKAADLDVKGCFMVQDPEKYIPIVASAHEMVSIAAKLASEAREIEKSNDTVKRTPHGKKGELLEKVELMAKPK encoded by the coding sequence ATGGTTGTAAAAATTGGCGTAATTAAATGTGGAAATATTGGGACATCTCCGGTGATAGATCTTCTTTTAGATGAAAGAGCTGATAGGCCAAACATTGATGTGAGAGTTATTGGATCTAGCGCAAAAATGAATCCTGAACAAGTTGAAGATGTTGTACCCAAGATGTTAGACATGGACAGAGATTTAGTGATATTCATAAGTCCAAATCCTGGTGCCCCAGGTCCAGCAAAAGCTCGAGAATTGTTATCTGAGAGCGATGTACCTAGCATTATCATAGGAGATGCTCCTGGTAAAAGAGTTAAAGATGAAATCGAAAAACAGGGTCTTGGATATATAATAGTTGAAGCAGATCCTATGATAGGTGCTAGAAGAGAATTCCTTGATCCAACAGAAATGGCATCATTTAATGCTGATGTAATTAAAGTTTTAGCATGTACTGGTGCATACAGATTAATACATAAAACTTTAGATGATTTAATATCAGATCTTGAGGCAGGAAAAGAAATAGAACTTCCAAAATTAATTATAGACAGTGAAAAGGCTGTAGAAGCAGGAGAATTTGAAAATCCATATGCTAAAGCAAAAGCCATGGCAGCGTATGAAATAGCAGCAAAAGCTGCTGATCTAGATGTAAAAGGATGCTTTATGGTACAAGATCCAGAGAAATATATACCTATTGTTGCTTCAGCACACGAAATGGTATCAATCGCTGCTAAATTAGCTTCAGAAGCTAGAGAAATAGAAAAATCAAATGACACTGTAAAGAGAACTCCACATGGTAAAAAAGGAGAATTATTAGAAAAAGTAGAGTTAATGGCCAAACCAAAATAA
- a CDS encoding NAD-dependent epimerase/dehydratase (COGs: COG0451 Nucleoside-diphosphate-sugar epimerase~InterPro IPR016040: IPR001509~KEGG: msi:Msm_0327 UDP-glucose 4-epimerase (NAD dependent)~PFAM: NAD-dependent epimerase/dehydratase~SPTR: A5UK04 UDP-glucose 4-epimerase (NAD dependent)~PFAM: NAD dependent epimerase/dehydratase family), which translates to MSTMKDKKIVITGGLGFIGSHLANELSKNNEVTVIDNGSTGDLKNLENENIEVIMKDINEVNLKKIFEDKDYVFHHAAIASVPRSIENPIECHKVNVTGSLKVLLAARDTDVKKVINASSSAVYGDNPNLPLSEDDSLNPLSPYAASKASSELYCKVFNEVYGLKTVSLRYFNVFGPKQNPHSQYAAVIPKFIYKMIKNEPPKIYGDGTQTRDFIYVKDVVKINIKVAESNFTGVLNVARGESISVNKLFRLIKEILDVEVEPIYTDPRPGDIKHSWADISLLKSKLKFKPGNFKEQLKETIEWFKQQIYIQGQSS; encoded by the coding sequence ATGTCTACAATGAAAGATAAAAAAATAGTGATAACGGGGGGTTTAGGGTTCATTGGTTCTCACTTAGCCAATGAATTATCTAAAAATAATGAAGTTACAGTGATAGACAATGGATCAACAGGTGATTTGAAAAATTTAGAAAACGAGAATATAGAGGTCATAATGAAAGACATTAATGAAGTCAATTTAAAAAAAATATTTGAAGATAAAGATTATGTTTTTCATCATGCAGCAATAGCAAGTGTACCTAGAAGTATTGAAAATCCCATAGAATGTCATAAAGTTAATGTAACTGGATCTTTAAAAGTATTATTAGCAGCTAGAGACACAGATGTTAAAAAAGTCATAAATGCATCATCTTCTGCAGTATATGGTGACAATCCTAATTTACCACTCTCAGAAGACGATTCTTTGAATCCTTTGTCACCATATGCAGCGTCTAAAGCTTCATCTGAATTATATTGTAAGGTGTTTAATGAAGTGTATGGCTTAAAAACAGTTTCTTTGAGATATTTTAATGTTTTTGGGCCAAAACAAAATCCACATTCACAATATGCAGCAGTTATTCCTAAATTTATTTATAAAATGATTAAAAATGAGCCTCCAAAAATTTATGGAGATGGTACCCAAACAAGAGATTTTATTTATGTTAAAGACGTTGTGAAAATAAATATAAAGGTTGCAGAGTCAAATTTTACAGGTGTATTGAACGTTGCTAGAGGAGAATCCATCTCTGTAAATAAATTATTTAGATTAATTAAGGAGATTTTAGATGTAGAGGTTGAACCTATATACACAGACCCTAGACCAGGAGATATTAAACATTCATGGGCAGACATTAGCCTATTAAAATCAAAATTGAAATTTAAGCCAGGGAATTTTAAAGAACAACTAAAAGAAACAATAGAATGGTTTAAACAACAAATTTACATTCAGGGTCAATCTTCTTAG
- a CDS encoding Carboxymuconolactone decarboxylase (COGs: COG0599 gamma-carboxymuconolactone decarboxylase subunit~InterPro IPR003779~KEGG: mth:MTH691 hypothetical protein~PFAM: Carboxymuconolactone decarboxylase~SPTR: O26787 Conserved protein~PFAM: Carboxymuconolactone decarboxylase family) gives MKEEVFYAKGVKYIKEEYPEIYESLVKLNEAVYTGKVLDYKTQKLIALGITAAKSDDRAIRQQIKSAIEEFGVTKDEIMDVLRVVLLTSGNPPFMKAVKILHEVLEE, from the coding sequence ATGAAAGAGGAAGTTTTTTATGCAAAAGGAGTTAAGTATATAAAGGAGGAATATCCTGAAATATATGAAAGTCTTGTCAAGTTAAATGAAGCTGTTTACACAGGAAAGGTTTTAGATTATAAGACACAAAAGTTAATAGCTTTGGGAATAACTGCAGCTAAATCTGATGATAGAGCCATTAGGCAACAAATAAAAAGCGCTATAGAGGAATTTGGAGTCACAAAAGATGAAATTATGGATGTATTAAGAGTTGTGTTATTAACATCTGGAAATCCTCCATTTATGAAGGCAGTGAAAATATTACATGAAGTTTTAGAAGAATAG
- a CDS encoding Cellulase (COGs: COG1363 Cellulase M and related protein~InterPro IPR008007~KEGG: mth:MTH437 endo-1,4-beta-glucanase~PFAM: peptidase M42 family protein~PRIAM: Cellulase~SPTR: O26537 Endo-1,4-beta-glucanase~PFAM: M42 glutamyl aminopeptidase): MKKLIKKLTETPGISGFEEKIRELIKNEIEDYVDEVKYDSLGNLIAVKKGGDKKVMLAAHMDEIGLMVKHINKKGFVKFSKIGGINDQMLLNQTVKIHGEKTVTGVIGSKPPHRMKPKERKRVISYENMFIDIGVKNEKEAKKLISVGDPITFEGNFEMLSDKIFKAKALDNRLGCLVMIEVLKKVDSSATIYGVGTVQEEVGLKGARTSAYQINPDLAIALDVTIAGDHPGIKKEDAPVELGKGPVIVLTDASGRGIITHPKVRKLLITTAEKENIEYQLEVSEGGTTDATAIHLTRAGIPSGVLSVPTRYIHTPVSVAHLDDVKNCIKLLTKALEKYLEVIEN, translated from the coding sequence ATGAAAAAATTGATAAAAAAATTAACTGAAACTCCCGGAATTTCTGGATTTGAAGAAAAGATAAGAGAACTCATAAAAAATGAAATAGAGGATTATGTAGATGAAGTAAAATATGATTCTCTTGGAAATCTCATTGCTGTAAAAAAAGGAGGAGATAAAAAAGTAATGTTAGCAGCTCACATGGATGAAATTGGATTAATGGTCAAGCATATTAATAAAAAAGGTTTTGTTAAATTTTCTAAAATTGGAGGAATAAACGATCAAATGTTGTTAAACCAAACAGTTAAAATTCATGGTGAAAAAACAGTTACAGGAGTTATAGGATCTAAACCACCACATCGAATGAAGCCTAAAGAAAGAAAGAGAGTTATAAGTTATGAAAACATGTTCATAGACATTGGTGTTAAAAATGAAAAAGAAGCTAAGAAATTAATATCTGTGGGTGATCCTATAACCTTTGAAGGAAATTTTGAGATGTTATCTGATAAAATTTTTAAAGCTAAAGCATTAGACAATAGACTTGGTTGTTTAGTAATGATTGAAGTTTTAAAGAAAGTTGATAGTTCTGCAACTATTTATGGCGTTGGAACCGTTCAAGAAGAGGTAGGTCTTAAAGGTGCAAGAACTTCTGCATATCAGATAAACCCTGATTTAGCTATAGCACTAGATGTAACTATAGCAGGAGATCATCCAGGAATAAAAAAAGAAGATGCACCAGTTGAATTAGGTAAAGGACCAGTTATAGTTTTAACAGATGCAAGTGGCAGAGGGATAATAACACATCCAAAAGTTAGAAAATTATTAATAACTACTGCTGAGAAGGAAAATATAGAATATCAGTTAGAAGTAAGTGAAGGTGGAACTACTGATGCAACAGCTATACATCTTACTAGGGCTGGTATACCATCAGGAGTTCTCTCAGTTCCAACAAGATATATCCATACTCCAGTAAGTGTTGCACATTTAGACGATGTTAAGAATTGTATAAAATTATTAACTAAAGCTCTTGAGAAATATTTAGAAGTTATTGAAAATTAA
- a CDS encoding archaeoflavoprotein AfpA (COGs: COG1036 flavoprotein~InterPro IPR014072: IPR003382~KEGG: mth:MTH697 hypothetical protein~PFAM: flavoprotein~SPTR: O26793 Conserved protein~TIGRFAM: archaeoflavoprotein AfpA~PFAM: Flavoprotein~TIGRFAM: archaeoflavoprotein AfpA): MKIAWGITGAGEKLVETFETMKNIKKKYKDIDIRVFMSKAGEQVVKYYGIAEKLEENFGKIWVEINSNSPFLAGQIQLGKYDFLLLAPCTSNTVAKISLRIGDTLLTNAAIMAQKSGVPVYIMPTDFKEGKTLTTLPNGEKLELTITKHDVEHVRRIKKMNNTHVFKTPEEIYEIIRNWKNIGKGGKKNEKIDKKIN, from the coding sequence ATGAAAATAGCTTGGGGAATAACAGGAGCTGGAGAAAAACTTGTTGAAACTTTTGAAACCATGAAGAATATTAAGAAAAAATACAAAGACATTGATATAAGGGTTTTCATGTCGAAAGCAGGAGAACAAGTTGTAAAATATTACGGAATAGCAGAAAAATTAGAAGAAAATTTTGGAAAAATTTGGGTTGAAATTAATTCGAATTCTCCATTTTTGGCAGGGCAAATACAATTAGGAAAATATGATTTTCTTTTATTGGCACCATGTACGTCGAATACAGTGGCAAAAATTTCTCTAAGAATTGGAGACACATTACTTACCAATGCAGCAATAATGGCACAAAAATCAGGAGTTCCAGTTTATATTATGCCAACAGATTTTAAAGAAGGAAAAACATTGACAACGTTGCCTAATGGAGAAAAACTAGAATTAACAATAACTAAACATGATGTAGAACATGTAAGAAGAATAAAAAAAATGAACAATACTCATGTTTTTAAAACTCCTGAAGAAATATATGAGATCATTAGAAATTGGAAAAACATTGGTAAAGGTGGAAAAAAAAATGAAAAAATTGATAAAAAAATTAACTGA
- a CDS encoding Tetratricopeptide TPR_2 repeat protein (InterPro IPR011990: IPR019734: IPR013026: IPR001440: IPR 013105~KEGG: mth:MTH83 O-linked GlcNAc transferase~PFAM: Tetratricopeptide TPR_2 repeat protein; TPR repeat-containing protein~SPTR: O26186 O-linked GlcNAc transferase~PFAM: Tetratricopeptide repeat) codes for MTKREILNKASLLLNMGRFSDALYLYNKVLEEDPDNCEALNNSGIALLFLGKYEESIQYFDEVLKIKNDSGAWINKSNALINLGRYEEAIECCDRALEIAINDSEKVYALVNKGNALFSIDEYDEALDCYDEALKINPNDVGIWNNKGNLLKSMGKYEEAIECFDKALEIDPRSIGSWYNKSLALEALGEYEEALKCIENVIKAYPGFKPAMKIKEKLKKKLKNE; via the coding sequence ATGACAAAAAGAGAAATTTTAAACAAGGCTTCATTGTTGCTTAACATGGGCAGGTTTAGCGATGCATTATACCTCTACAACAAAGTTCTTGAAGAAGATCCTGACAATTGTGAGGCTCTAAACAATTCAGGTATAGCATTGCTCTTTCTAGGCAAATATGAGGAAAGTATCCAATATTTTGATGAAGTATTAAAAATAAAAAATGATAGTGGGGCATGGATTAATAAGAGTAATGCATTAATAAACCTCGGGAGATATGAAGAAGCTATTGAATGTTGTGATAGAGCTTTAGAGATAGCAATCAATGATTCAGAAAAGGTTTATGCATTAGTAAATAAAGGTAATGCGCTTTTTAGTATTGATGAATACGATGAAGCTTTAGATTGCTATGATGAAGCATTGAAAATAAATCCAAACGACGTTGGTATATGGAACAATAAAGGTAATTTATTAAAATCAATGGGTAAGTATGAAGAAGCTATTGAATGTTTCGATAAGGCTCTGGAAATAGATCCTAGAAGTATTGGCAGTTGGTACAATAAATCATTGGCTTTGGAAGCATTAGGTGAATACGAAGAAGCTCTAAAATGTATAGAGAATGTCATTAAAGCTTATCCTGGATTTAAACCTGCCATGAAAATAAAAGAAAAGCTTAAAAAGAAATTGAAAAATGAATAA
- a CDS encoding glycosyl transferase family 2 (InterPro IPR001173~KEGG: ebr:ECB_01940 putative glycosyltransferase WbbA~PFAM: glycosyl transferase family 2~SPTR: C6UKI7 Putative glycosyltransferase WbbA~PFAM: Glycosyl transferase family 2), with translation MKDVAVAYRIYPGVSKTPAIFQEDKYKLSKLCLESFRESLGDLDVKIFAILDGCPDRYVDLFKEYFNDIEFIRLDSVGNQKTFEKQINLLLNQKDSDIVYFAEDDYFYLPNTFEEMIEFLEYEDVDFVTPYDHLDYYEHPLHQHRKEKRTYKGRIWRTVASTCLTFLTSKKVLKETKKIMESYVHGNHDASLWISLTKININPLKCLKSREMRYIIYLAWKYCWKQILFGKRYKLWAPKPSIATHMESTKLAPSVNWKKLIMAKAKKIDPECKFVV, from the coding sequence ATGAAAGACGTTGCGGTTGCTTATAGAATCTACCCAGGAGTTTCTAAAACACCTGCAATATTTCAGGAGGATAAATATAAACTTTCAAAATTATGTTTGGAATCATTTAGAGAGTCTCTTGGGGATTTAGATGTGAAAATTTTTGCAATTTTAGATGGCTGTCCTGATAGATATGTGGATTTATTTAAGGAATATTTTAATGATATCGAATTTATTAGGTTAGATTCAGTAGGTAACCAGAAAACATTTGAAAAACAAATAAATTTACTTTTAAATCAAAAAGACTCTGACATTGTTTATTTTGCTGAAGATGATTATTTTTATTTACCAAACACGTTTGAAGAAATGATAGAATTTCTTGAATATGAAGACGTTGATTTTGTAACTCCTTATGACCACTTGGATTACTATGAACATCCTCTACATCAGCATAGAAAAGAAAAAAGGACATACAAAGGTAGAATATGGAGGACTGTTGCATCCACATGCTTAACTTTCTTAACAAGTAAAAAAGTGCTTAAGGAAACCAAAAAAATAATGGAAAGTTATGTACATGGAAATCATGATGCTAGCCTATGGATAAGTTTAACAAAAATAAATATAAACCCTCTGAAGTGTTTAAAATCACGGGAAATGAGGTATATAATTTATTTAGCTTGGAAATATTGTTGGAAACAAATATTATTTGGAAAGAGATATAAACTCTGGGCTCCTAAGCCATCAATAGCTACACATATGGAAAGTACGAAATTAGCTCCAAGTGTAAATTGGAAAAAGTTAATAATGGCTAAAGCTAAGAAGATTGACCCTGAATGTAAATTTGTTGTTTAA
- a CDS encoding NAD-dependent epimerase/dehydratase (COGs: COG0451 Nucleoside-diphosphate-sugar epimerase~InterPro IPR016040: IPR008089: IPR001509~KEGG: pmx:PERMA_1747 UDP-glucuronic acid decarboxylase 1 (UDP-glucuronatedecarboxylase 1) (UXS-1)~PFAM: NAD-dependent epimerase/dehydratase~SPTR: A8URU5 UDP-glucuronate decarboxylase~PFAM: NAD dependent epimerase/dehydratase family), which translates to MRILITGVAGFIGSHLAERFIKEGHKVLGVDNFITGNFRNIKKLVKSPNFKFKKLDISKKTIDFDADIVMHFASPASPVDYYRYPLETLKAGSYGTFNTLNIARKNDARYILASTSEVYGDPEVHPQKESYWGNVNPIGPRAVYDEAKRFAEATTAAYHREFGLDTRIIRIFNTYGPRMKPDDGRVIPNFITQALKGEKITVYGDGTQTRSFCYIDDLVEGIYRLSIKDNLDGEVVNLGNPEEYRIIDLAKLIIDLVGKDLEITYKKLPKDDPKRRRPDITKAKKLIGWEPKTPLKIGLKKTIKYFKKILGEKT; encoded by the coding sequence ATGAGAATACTCATAACAGGTGTCGCTGGCTTTATAGGTTCACATTTAGCTGAAAGGTTTATAAAAGAGGGTCATAAAGTTTTAGGAGTCGATAATTTCATTACAGGTAATTTTAGGAATATAAAAAAGTTAGTTAAATCGCCTAATTTCAAATTTAAAAAATTAGATATCTCAAAAAAAACTATAGATTTTGATGCAGATATTGTAATGCATTTTGCTTCTCCAGCAAGCCCTGTTGATTATTATAGATATCCACTAGAAACTTTGAAGGCAGGTTCGTATGGTACATTCAATACATTGAATATAGCAAGAAAAAATGATGCAAGGTATATTTTAGCATCTACTTCTGAAGTTTATGGAGATCCAGAAGTACACCCACAAAAGGAATCATATTGGGGTAATGTAAATCCTATTGGACCTAGGGCAGTGTATGATGAGGCTAAAAGATTTGCTGAGGCCACAACCGCAGCATATCATAGAGAATTTGGATTAGATACAAGGATAATAAGAATATTTAACACTTATGGACCTAGAATGAAGCCAGACGATGGCAGAGTTATTCCAAATTTCATAACACAGGCATTAAAAGGAGAAAAAATAACAGTTTATGGAGATGGTACCCAAACAAGGAGTTTTTGTTATATAGACGATTTAGTGGAAGGTATTTACAGATTGTCAATTAAAGACAACTTAGATGGTGAAGTTGTAAATCTCGGAAACCCTGAAGAATATAGGATAATTGATTTAGCAAAACTTATAATTGATCTTGTAGGTAAAGATTTGGAGATAACATATAAAAAGTTACCAAAAGATGATCCAAAACGCAGAAGGCCTGATATTACCAAAGCCAAAAAATTAATTGGATGGGAACCAAAAACTCCATTGAAAATAGGACTAAAAAAAACGATAAAATACTTTAAAAAAATATTGGGTGAAAAAACATGA